Proteins co-encoded in one Cricetulus griseus strain 17A/GY chromosome 1 unlocalized genomic scaffold, alternate assembly CriGri-PICRH-1.0 chr1_1, whole genome shotgun sequence genomic window:
- the LOC100773540 gene encoding LOW QUALITY PROTEIN: transmembrane protein 258-like (The sequence of the model RefSeq protein was modified relative to this genomic sequence to represent the inferred CDS: inserted 1 base in 1 codon; substituted 1 base at 1 genomic stop codon) codes for MELEAMSQYMSQVNPAVFPQLTMVLLDIGMLFTAWVLVXEVTSXKELLISLVASLFMGFGVLFLLLLVGIYV; via the exons ATGGAGCTCGAGGCTATGAGTCAGTACATGAGCCAGGTCAACCCGGCTGTCTTCCCACAACTGACTATGGTACTTCTGGACATCGGCATGTTGTTTACCGCCTGGGTCTTAGTTTAGGAAGTCACCT ACAAAGAGCTTCTCATCTCCTTGGTGGCCTCTCTCTTCATGGGCTTTGGAGTCCTCTTCCTGCTGCTCTTGGTTGGCATCTATGTATGA